One genomic segment of Rhodothermales bacterium includes these proteins:
- a CDS encoding zinc-dependent metalloprotease — protein MHHRLSGRPGCFHARSGSASVIVLLLLVSGCTLLRPAERPAASPAVAAADAEPDSTAWDDGFIRTHKKPDGTLLFEIPAQAFDRDVLLVSRIAKMPQNLIFGGAGMKARSQQVIRWERMNDRVYLRHASYDAVADSTLPIAQAVRANHFEPVVASFAIERTDAATGAVTIDVTRLFTTDVRLLTGLSSGLRTASQVRRLDPERSLVLSAASYPLNTEVRHVLTFEAENPPSNQATATISLEMNQSMIVLPREPMKPRFYDARVGFYTRQQIDYGEETQGVRPRDFVTRWRLEPSDPEAYARGELVDPVKPIVYYIDPATPEHWRPYLKQGVEDWQTAFEAAGFSNAILARDAPTPEEDPEFSPEDVRYSVIRYITNPIQNAQGPHVHDPRSGEILESDILWYHNVQELLRNWFVIQTAGYDRSARKPILDETVMGELIRYVASHEVGHTLGFPHNWGASSAYPVDSLRSAAFTERMGVSPSIMDYSRFNYVRQPEDRHVPFMSMVGPYDRHAAEWGYKWFPGDLTADEEARRLNAWLTPRMTNPVHFYGRQTGIDQQVDPRSQREDIGDNPVEASGLAVLNLRRVMDTLADWAVEPGQDHETLGGYYQSLVFHYTLYMEHVARQVGGVYETPRVKGQAGAFTYAPVEREKQEASLAFLDEHVFRAPTWLVREDVVRDLVQDGATDAVTNAQVAVLHLLVRPDRLMRMAEYRERDGAGAVSPWELMDHLHESMWAGLGSGSGSGSGSGALYDRALQRAWVERLAWLDAQTGAGTLRSDIRALAVHYLTRARAELTDAPRRGLPVEERAHRDDLLRRIALTLDPS, from the coding sequence ATGCACCACCGCCTTTCCGGCCGGCCCGGATGCTTCCACGCACGCTCCGGATCCGCTTCTGTCATCGTCCTGCTCCTTCTCGTATCGGGATGTACCCTGCTGCGGCCTGCAGAGCGACCGGCGGCCAGCCCGGCCGTCGCCGCCGCAGACGCCGAGCCCGATTCCACCGCCTGGGATGACGGGTTCATCCGAACCCACAAGAAGCCGGATGGCACGTTGCTGTTCGAGATCCCTGCCCAGGCCTTCGACCGGGATGTCCTGCTGGTGAGCCGGATTGCCAAGATGCCGCAGAATCTGATATTCGGGGGTGCCGGCATGAAAGCCCGCTCCCAGCAGGTCATCCGGTGGGAACGGATGAATGACCGGGTGTACCTGCGGCACGCATCGTATGACGCCGTGGCCGATTCCACGCTCCCGATTGCGCAGGCCGTGCGGGCAAATCATTTTGAACCGGTCGTCGCATCCTTTGCCATTGAACGCACGGACGCGGCGACCGGGGCGGTAACCATTGACGTCACACGGCTGTTCACGACCGATGTCCGGCTGCTCACCGGGTTGTCCAGCGGCCTGCGGACCGCCAGCCAGGTGCGCAGGCTCGATCCCGAGCGGAGCCTGGTGCTGTCGGCGGCCAGCTATCCGCTGAACACGGAAGTGCGGCACGTGCTGACGTTCGAGGCGGAGAATCCGCCCAGCAACCAGGCGACGGCCACCATTTCGCTGGAAATGAACCAGTCCATGATCGTGCTGCCGCGCGAACCCATGAAACCGCGCTTTTACGACGCGCGGGTCGGATTCTACACGCGCCAGCAGATTGACTACGGCGAGGAAACCCAGGGCGTCCGTCCGAGGGACTTCGTGACGCGCTGGCGCCTGGAGCCCAGCGATCCCGAGGCCTATGCCCGCGGCGAGCTCGTGGACCCGGTGAAACCTATTGTGTACTACATCGATCCGGCCACGCCGGAGCACTGGCGTCCGTATCTGAAACAAGGTGTGGAAGACTGGCAGACCGCTTTTGAAGCCGCCGGGTTCAGCAATGCCATCCTGGCCCGCGATGCCCCGACGCCGGAGGAGGATCCGGAGTTCTCACCGGAAGACGTGCGCTATTCGGTCATCCGGTACATCACGAATCCCATCCAGAATGCCCAGGGGCCGCACGTGCACGACCCGCGTTCCGGCGAAATCCTGGAAAGCGACATCCTGTGGTACCACAATGTCCAGGAATTGCTGCGCAACTGGTTTGTGATCCAGACGGCCGGGTATGACCGGTCCGCGCGCAAGCCGATCCTGGATGAAACGGTCATGGGCGAACTCATCCGGTACGTGGCCAGCCACGAAGTGGGTCACACGTTGGGTTTCCCGCACAACTGGGGGGCGAGCAGCGCCTATCCGGTCGACTCCCTGCGCTCGGCGGCGTTCACCGAGCGGATGGGTGTCTCGCCCTCCATCATGGATTACTCCCGGTTCAACTATGTCCGGCAACCTGAGGACCGGCACGTTCCCTTCATGAGTATGGTAGGCCCGTACGATCGGCATGCCGCGGAGTGGGGCTACAAATGGTTTCCGGGTGACCTCACGGCGGACGAGGAAGCCCGCCGGCTGAATGCGTGGCTGACCCCACGCATGACCAACCCCGTCCACTTCTACGGCCGGCAGACCGGCATTGACCAACAGGTGGATCCGCGCTCGCAGCGCGAGGATATCGGGGACAATCCCGTGGAGGCATCGGGCCTGGCCGTGTTGAACCTGCGCCGGGTCATGGACACCCTTGCCGACTGGGCCGTCGAGCCGGGACAGGACCACGAGACGCTGGGCGGATACTATCAGTCGCTCGTTTTCCACTACACGCTGTACATGGAACACGTGGCGCGGCAGGTGGGCGGCGTGTACGAAACCCCGCGCGTCAAGGGACAGGCGGGCGCATTCACATATGCGCCGGTGGAACGGGAGAAGCAGGAGGCATCGCTGGCGTTCCTGGACGAGCATGTGTTCCGCGCGCCGACGTGGCTGGTCCGAGAGGACGTGGTGCGGGACCTGGTCCAGGACGGTGCGACAGACGCCGTCACGAACGCGCAAGTGGCTGTGCTGCATTTGCTTGTGCGACCAGACCGGCTCATGAGGATGGCCGAATACCGGGAGCGGGATGGCGCCGGGGCCGTTTCGCCTTGGGAACTCATGGACCATCTGCACGAGAGCATGTGGGCCGGGCTTGGTTCTGGTTCCGGCTCGGGCTCCGGGTCGGGGGCGCTGTACGATCGTGCCCTCCAGCGGGCCTGGGTGGAACGGCTCGCCTGGTTGGATGCGCAGACCGGAGCAGGAACCCTGCGGTCCGATATCCGCGCGCTCGCCGTGCACTACCTCACCCGGGCGCGCGCCGAGCTGACCGATGCGCCGCGCCGCGGCCTGCCCGTCGAGGAGCGCGCCCACCGGGACGATCTGCTAAGGCGCATTGCGCTTACGTTGGACCCATCCTGA
- a CDS encoding LytTR family DNA-binding domain-containing protein translates to MIHRVVIAEDEVPAREHLRRLVSALDGFQVVAVAANGAETMDAVRRETPDILLLDIEMPEMTGMQVVRELVDAADPAAPPPPAVVFVTAWDEHAIQAFRLNALDYVLKPFEDDRVEDALRHAADMVRRRELQSLLDRLAAFTSKPDTGNAAQAHARTLAHPDVGTRPTGAQPPLQRLAVRSVGRLRFIAVEDIESIQGAGVYVDIHTGSETVAHRDTLARLAERLPADHFVRVHRSAIVNLAHVLRVEQGRGGTCAVHMTSGARIPVSRTYRRALRMGPT, encoded by the coding sequence ATGATCCACCGCGTGGTCATAGCCGAAGACGAGGTGCCGGCCCGCGAGCATTTGCGCCGGTTGGTCTCGGCGCTCGACGGATTCCAGGTGGTGGCCGTGGCCGCGAACGGGGCCGAAACCATGGACGCCGTGCGCCGCGAAACGCCCGATATCCTGTTGCTGGACATCGAGATGCCGGAAATGACCGGCATGCAGGTGGTGCGTGAACTCGTGGACGCAGCGGATCCCGCCGCCCCGCCGCCACCGGCCGTCGTCTTCGTCACGGCCTGGGATGAGCACGCCATCCAGGCGTTCCGCCTGAACGCCCTCGACTACGTCTTGAAGCCGTTCGAGGACGATCGCGTGGAGGATGCGTTGCGTCACGCCGCGGACATGGTCCGGCGCCGCGAATTGCAGTCGCTCCTGGATCGCCTGGCCGCGTTCACCTCGAAGCCGGACACGGGCAATGCGGCCCAAGCCCACGCGCGAACCCTTGCCCATCCCGATGTCGGAACGCGTCCAACTGGCGCCCAGCCCCCCCTCCAGCGCCTGGCCGTCCGCTCCGTGGGTCGCCTCCGGTTCATTGCCGTCGAAGACATCGAATCCATTCAGGGCGCGGGCGTCTACGTGGACATCCATACCGGCTCGGAAACCGTGGCCCACCGGGACACGCTCGCCCGGCTGGCCGAGCGCCTCCCGGCCGACCACTTCGTGCGCGTCCACCGGAGTGCCATCGTCAACCTGGCGCATGTCCTGCGCGTGGAACAGGGGCGCGGCGGAACGTGCGCGGTCCACATGACGTCCGGCGCCCGGATTCCGGTCAGCCGCACGTACCGCCGCGCCCTCAGGATGGGTCCAACGTAA
- a CDS encoding histidine kinase encodes MTTFSLDRPFATWRARWALFLFWNGVGAAYLAQHYVAFLMGVARFPDGTVFWTMLGWYPWMLITPLVFAAERRFPLGGRLGGAVRARRVGVHAMLATVACVLEVGLVTGAHAIHVAVTDFELDLWQYFRVALMRTYFVDLLFWFVLALSYAFVRHVVQKETELAGLESSLMSARLQSLRERLNPHVLFNTLHAIQSEMGARPGVARNMVTDLAALLRRSLNEKAPPRVALGAELDHLMHYVNIERHRFGDRLRVEVDVPEAVRHVEVPDLFLQPLVENAIRYGVLPRADGGTVRIGASLEDGSNRNLLLVVEDDGPGIPGIPVGQPVSLEHLPVAPGVGLTSTVERLEGLFPGASVTFATSRMGGLAVRAQIPGSA; translated from the coding sequence ATGACGACGTTTTCCCTCGATCGCCCGTTTGCCACCTGGCGTGCCCGGTGGGCGCTGTTCCTGTTCTGGAACGGGGTGGGTGCCGCCTACCTGGCCCAACACTACGTGGCGTTCCTGATGGGAGTTGCCCGCTTCCCCGACGGCACCGTGTTCTGGACCATGCTCGGGTGGTATCCGTGGATGCTTATAACGCCGCTGGTCTTCGCGGCCGAACGACGGTTTCCGCTCGGCGGCCGGTTGGGCGGGGCTGTCCGGGCCCGACGGGTGGGTGTGCACGCCATGCTGGCCACGGTGGCGTGTGTGCTGGAGGTCGGACTGGTGACGGGAGCCCACGCCATCCACGTGGCCGTGACGGACTTCGAGCTGGATTTGTGGCAGTATTTCCGCGTGGCGCTCATGCGGACCTACTTCGTGGACCTGCTGTTCTGGTTCGTACTCGCCCTCTCCTACGCGTTCGTGCGCCACGTCGTCCAGAAGGAGACCGAACTGGCCGGATTGGAATCGTCCCTCATGTCGGCCCGCCTGCAATCCCTGCGGGAGCGGCTCAATCCGCACGTGCTGTTCAATACCCTCCACGCCATCCAGTCGGAAATGGGTGCGCGCCCGGGCGTGGCCCGCAACATGGTCACCGACCTGGCGGCGTTGCTGCGGCGCTCGCTCAACGAGAAAGCCCCGCCCCGGGTGGCCCTGGGTGCCGAATTGGATCACCTCATGCACTATGTGAACATCGAGCGGCACAGGTTCGGGGACCGGCTCCGGGTGGAGGTGGACGTACCGGAAGCCGTGCGCCACGTGGAGGTACCCGACCTGTTCCTCCAGCCGCTGGTCGAGAATGCCATCCGGTACGGCGTCCTGCCGCGCGCAGACGGTGGTACGGTCCGGATCGGGGCATCGTTGGAGGACGGGAGCAACCGCAATCTCCTGCTCGTGGTGGAGGATGACGGCCCCGGAATTCCTGGAATCCCGGTCGGCCAGCCGGTTAGCCTGGAGCACCTGCCCGTGGCGCCGGGTGTCGGGTTGACGAGCACCGTGGAACGCCTTGAAGGCCTGTTTCCCGGGGCCAGCGTGACCTTCGCGACGTCCCGGATGGGCGGACTGGCCGTACGGGCGCAGATTCCGGGTTCGGCATGA
- a CDS encoding LytTR family DNA-binding domain-containing protein — MIKTILRALIVDPDAAAREQLAGLLATRPDVALAGTAQDVQEAVRCLTDEPFDVVFTEIMGLEVAERVGPRAMPPVIFCTAHDAFAIQAFAMHAVDYLLKPIDAHRFHEAMDRVVSRRGPGDLAAVQDRLKHLLDPAEHPSPSRAAAPTPLQRFLIQETDRMVFVSAEDVDWIEASGNYVVLHAGRERHVLRQTMKELEARLDGQRFLRIHRSTIVNVDRIAHMQPTYNGEYEVRLSSGKRLTLSRSYRHVLDRFL, encoded by the coding sequence ATGATCAAGACCATTCTCCGTGCATTGATTGTGGATCCCGACGCAGCGGCTCGGGAGCAGCTGGCCGGGCTCCTGGCCACGCGGCCGGACGTGGCATTGGCCGGTACGGCACAGGACGTCCAGGAAGCCGTCCGCTGCCTGACGGACGAACCGTTCGACGTCGTTTTCACGGAGATCATGGGCCTTGAGGTGGCGGAGCGCGTGGGGCCCCGGGCCATGCCACCCGTCATTTTCTGCACAGCACACGATGCGTTCGCCATCCAGGCGTTCGCCATGCACGCCGTGGATTATCTGCTGAAGCCCATCGATGCGCATCGATTCCATGAAGCCATGGACCGGGTGGTGTCCCGCCGCGGTCCCGGTGACCTGGCGGCCGTGCAGGACCGGCTGAAGCATCTTCTGGATCCGGCGGAACACCCATCGCCGAGCCGCGCCGCCGCGCCGACACCCCTCCAGCGCTTCCTCATCCAGGAAACGGACCGGATGGTATTCGTGAGCGCCGAGGACGTGGACTGGATTGAGGCCTCGGGCAACTACGTCGTCCTGCACGCGGGCCGCGAGCGGCATGTACTGCGGCAGACCATGAAGGAGCTGGAAGCCCGGCTGGACGGGCAGCGCTTCCTGCGCATCCACCGGTCCACCATCGTGAACGTGGACCGGATTGCCCACATGCAACCCACCTACAACGGGGAATATGAGGTGCGACTCTCGTCCGGCAAGCGCCTGACGCTCAGCCGGTCGTACCGGCACGTGCTGGACCGCTTCCTGTGA
- a CDS encoding GAF domain-containing protein: protein MKTPPRPPDEAARQAALRKYDILDSAPEQIYDDVTALAAHICDMPMAMISFVDQDRQWFKSRMGVDYWETPRNHAFCAYTIGNDGPMIVENATEDARFDENPYVTGNPDLRFYAGAPLVTPGGYAVGSLCVMDSRPGSLRSDQIEALERLSRLVVTQLELREAAQSIRTLSGLLPICAGCKDIRDDKGYWRDVEEYMGDHSGATFTHGLCPDCMKKHFPDAPEHDGPGTRSEARATGIGGIFYKSRDPEAARAWYAEWLGLKTNEYGSLFEFREGAKPLQKAYLQWSPMPDDTTYFNPSTAPFMVNFRVEGLETLVERMREGGVTIIDDIQAFEYGTFVHILDPDGNAIELWEPVDKVFTDLYDGTTSM, encoded by the coding sequence ATGAAAACACCACCCCGCCCCCCGGATGAAGCGGCGCGTCAGGCTGCGCTCCGGAAGTACGACATCCTCGATTCGGCTCCCGAACAGATCTACGACGATGTCACGGCGCTCGCCGCCCACATCTGCGACATGCCCATGGCCATGATTTCGTTCGTGGACCAGGACCGGCAGTGGTTCAAGTCCCGGATGGGGGTCGATTACTGGGAAACGCCGCGCAACCACGCGTTTTGCGCGTATACCATCGGGAATGACGGCCCCATGATCGTCGAGAATGCCACGGAAGATGCGCGCTTCGACGAAAATCCGTACGTGACGGGGAATCCGGACCTGCGGTTCTATGCCGGCGCTCCCCTGGTTACGCCCGGCGGATACGCCGTGGGCTCCCTGTGCGTCATGGACAGCCGGCCCGGCTCGCTTCGGTCCGATCAGATCGAAGCGCTCGAGCGGCTGTCCCGCCTGGTGGTGACACAGCTGGAATTACGTGAGGCGGCGCAGAGTATCCGGACGCTTTCGGGCCTCTTGCCCATTTGCGCCGGATGCAAGGACATCCGGGACGACAAGGGGTACTGGCGGGACGTGGAGGAGTACATGGGGGACCACAGTGGGGCCACGTTCACGCACGGACTGTGCCCCGACTGCATGAAGAAGCATTTTCCGGATGCGCCGGAACACGACGGTCCTGGAACCCGGTCAGAAGCGCGGGCCACGGGCATTGGCGGCATTTTCTACAAATCCCGCGACCCGGAGGCTGCGCGGGCCTGGTACGCGGAGTGGCTCGGGCTGAAGACGAACGAGTACGGTTCGCTGTTCGAGTTCCGCGAAGGCGCGAAGCCGCTCCAGAAGGCATACCTGCAGTGGAGCCCCATGCCGGACGACACCACGTATTTCAATCCGTCCACGGCACCGTTCATGGTGAATTTCCGGGTGGAGGGCCTGGAAACGCTGGTCGAGCGCATGCGTGAGGGCGGCGTCACGATCATCGACGACATCCAGGCCTTCGAGTACGGCACCTTTGTGCACATCCTGGACCCGGACGGGAATGCCATTGAGCTCTGGGAGCCGGTGGATAAGGTGTTCACCGACCTGTACGACGGCACGACGAGCATGTAG